Part of the Aquimarina sp. MAR_2010_214 genome is shown below.
TAAGGCCACAATACCTCCCCGTTTATTTTGCATAAGTCTTTGCCCATATGCTTGTAGTTTTGAGTCTAAAGTTAAGGTAAGATCTTTTCCATTTACAGGAAGGGTGTCAAATTTCCCGTTTTTATATGGGCCTATATCTCTGTTAAATCGATCTTTTTGAATTCGTTTTACTCCTTTGATGCCTCTAAGTTCATTTTCATATTGTTTTTCTACACCATCAATACCAATAAGATCTCCAGAAAGGTAATAGGGGTCTTCTTTTATTAGGCCTTCGTTTACCTCACCAATATATCCTAATACATTTGCAGCATTAACAGTTTGATAATCTCTTAGTGAACGTTTTTGAATGTAAAAACCTTCAAACTTTCTCATCTTTTCCTGTAGATAGGCATACTCATTTTTGGTTAACTGTGGTATAACAATTGATGGTACTCTAGGAGAATAGATTCTGGCTTTTTTTAACCTTCTTATTAGTTTGTCTTTACTGATGTTAAGGATAGAACAAAACTCTAAAGTGTCAAAAGGTTTTAATTCTCTAGGGATGACCATAACATCATATGACGGTTGATTGGTAACCAATAACCTTCCGTTTCGATCATAAATAGCACCTCTTTGGGGATAGTCGTAAATTACTTTGATCGCATTATCTTCTGATAGAGAAGCAAAAGAGGTATTATATATCTGCAAATAAAATAGCCTTGCGACAAAGACAATACCAGTAGTAATAATTATTAGGTAGAGTAGTAACTTTCTCATGAATCATTCTTTCTAAACAATACCAAAACCAACATGGCGATCACTATTGTAAATAAACTAGAAAATAACGTTTTTTTAATGATTAATAGTATATGAGAGAAGTTAAAAATTTCTAACGAGAAAAGTACAATGTGATGTGTTAAAACCATTAAAATAACATAGGCAAAACGCTCACCAAATCCAACATTGCTTAGTTTTACGGTTTGAAACTCATAACTAAGACCAAATACTGACCGTAGTGCTACTGGGCGAAAAAATGCAATTATGGTACAAGCTGCGGCATGTACACCTCCAGAATCACCAAACATATCTATAATAAGCCCTAACATAAAACTTATTACAAGAAAAAGCCCTTTGTTAATATTAATTGGAGCCAAAAGAATAAAAATGATATAGATGTATGGGTTTAAGTATCCTAAAAAGTTAATATGATTTAAAATAAAAACCTGGATTAAAACCAAAACAATGAATCTAATGATATGTAGTAGAGTATCTCTATTCATGATCTAATTTTCTAAGCTTTTGATTTCTTTGATATCCCTACTTTTTATGGCATAAATAAAACCAATATCACTCATGTCGTTAAATAATTTGACATCTATTAAATAGTAGCTTTTATTTTGATTTAATTTATAATTGACAATCGTTCCTATTCCTATCCCTCTAGGGAAAATAGTTGAACGACCATGTGTTATAATAGTATCACCTTCTCTAATGATTGCTTGTCGGGGTATAGTCTCTAATTGAACAATATTTGGATCTTTTCCGTTCCAGATCAAAGAACCATACTGGTTAGATTTTTTTAACCCCGCATTGATACGAGAATTACTGTTAAGAATAGAAATTATTCTACTATAATTTTTAGAGGTATTCTCAATAATCCCTATAATACCTTTGTCTGTTATAACCCCCATATCGGGTACAATACTATCTTTTTCACCCTTATTAATTAGAATGTAGTTATCTATTTTGCTATAATCGTTTTTAATTACTCGGGCTTTGGTAAAAGTATAAGGTTTGTCAAATGATAGCGTGTCTAAATGTGTTGTAGTAACAGAATCTACCCCCAGAACACTTAATCGATTACGAAGCTTTTCATTCTCATCTAATAATCGTTGATTTTCTTTTTTTAAACCAAAATAATCACTCACAGAGTGTTGCCAGCTATATAGTTCGCCACTTAAGAAATTAGTAGAACTAACAAATTTACTTCTATGATAAGAATGTGATTGTATGGTGAAAATCAATGCTATACATAATAGCAGTAGAAACAGCAGAAAACGTTTATTCTTAATTAAAAAATTAATAATCTGCTGCATGATTTAAAGTATGATGACTTCTTTAGTTAAACGTTCTATGTTGTGGCTAAGTGTTACTTAGCAAGTATTAAAGCAGGATAACGTAAAATCAGAAATTTAGGTATATTTCAGGAATGTTTTTTTTAAAACATTATTTTATCAATACACTCTTATACCTGTTTAGGTTTTTTAGTGTAATTCCTGTACCTCTCACAACTGCTCTTAACGGATCTTCTGCAATATAGACTGGTAAGTCTGTTTTTTGTGATAACCGCTTATCTAATCCACGAAGCATAGAACCTCCTCCTGCAAGGTATATACCGGTATTATAAATATCTGCGGCAAGTTCTGGAGGAGTTTGTGATAAGGTTTCCATTACTGCATCTTCTATACGTAGGATAGATTTATCTAGTGCTTTAGCCATTTCTCGATATGAAATCTGAACCTGTTTAGGTTTTCCTGTAAGTAGATCACGACCTTGAACATTCATTTCTTCGGGCGGTAATTCTAAATCCTCTGTAGCAGCACCAATTTGTATTTTTATTTTCTCGGCAGTACGTTCTCCAACATATAAGTTATGTTGTGTACGCATGTAATATATAATATCATTGGTAAATACGTCTCCTGCAATTTTTACCGATTTATCACACACAATTCCTCCCAATGCAATAACTGCAATTTCTGTAGTACCACCTCCTATATCCACAATCATATTTCCTTTGGGCTGCATAATATCTACACCAATACCAATTGCAGCTGCCATAGGTTCATGGATAAGGTATACTTCTTTTCCATTTACACGTTCTGCACTTTCTTTTACTGCACGCATTTCTACTTCGGTAATACCTGAAGGAATGCATATCACCATTCGGAGAGCAGGTGCGAATAGCTTTTTCTTTAATGCCGGGATATCTTTGATAAACATGCTTATCATTTTTTCACTGGCATCAAAATCAGCAATTACCCCATCTTTAAGAGGACGAATAGTTTTTATATTCTCATGAGTTTTTCCTTGCATCATGGCAGCCTCTTTTCCTACTGCAATAATTTTACCAGTCATAATATCTCTGGCTACAATAGAGGGGCTATCCACTACTACTTTGTCGTTGTGGATCACTAATGTGTTAGCGGTTCCTAAATCTATTGCTATTTCTTCGGTAAAGAAGTCAAAAAATCCCATAAAAGTCAAAAAAAGGGGTTAAAATTCAGTAAATGTAATAAAATTAATGTTTAAAATGACGTGTTCCTGTCATAACCATTGCAATTCCGTTTTGATCACAGTAATCAATACTTAATTGATCCTTGATAGAACCTCCTGGTTGGAT
Proteins encoded:
- a CDS encoding rod shape-determining protein, with protein sequence MGFFDFFTEEIAIDLGTANTLVIHNDKVVVDSPSIVARDIMTGKIIAVGKEAAMMQGKTHENIKTIRPLKDGVIADFDASEKMISMFIKDIPALKKKLFAPALRMVICIPSGITEVEMRAVKESAERVNGKEVYLIHEPMAAAIGIGVDIMQPKGNMIVDIGGGTTEIAVIALGGIVCDKSVKIAGDVFTNDIIYYMRTQHNLYVGERTAEKIKIQIGAATEDLELPPEEMNVQGRDLLTGKPKQVQISYREMAKALDKSILRIEDAVMETLSQTPPELAADIYNTGIYLAGGGSMLRGLDKRLSQKTDLPVYIAEDPLRAVVRGTGITLKNLNRYKSVLIK
- the mreD gene encoding rod shape-determining protein MreD, whose product is MNRDTLLHIIRFIVLVLIQVFILNHINFLGYLNPYIYIIFILLAPININKGLFLVISFMLGLIIDMFGDSGGVHAAACTIIAFFRPVALRSVFGLSYEFQTVKLSNVGFGERFAYVILMVLTHHIVLFSLEIFNFSHILLIIKKTLFSSLFTIVIAMLVLVLFRKNDS
- the mreC gene encoding rod shape-determining protein MreC is translated as MQQIINFLIKNKRFLLFLLLLCIALIFTIQSHSYHRSKFVSSTNFLSGELYSWQHSVSDYFGLKKENQRLLDENEKLRNRLSVLGVDSVTTTHLDTLSFDKPYTFTKARVIKNDYSKIDNYILINKGEKDSIVPDMGVITDKGIIGIIENTSKNYSRIISILNSNSRINAGLKKSNQYGSLIWNGKDPNIVQLETIPRQAIIREGDTIITHGRSTIFPRGIGIGTIVNYKLNQNKSYYLIDVKLFNDMSDIGFIYAIKSRDIKEIKSLEN